One stretch of Roseiconus lacunae DNA includes these proteins:
- a CDS encoding sigma 54-interacting transcriptional regulator: MSDSSLTISSSPGGPNPTQSRGQAASAPASPAAEPQGKLPVGGVEGAYLVMHAAGRWSDVFRLSAPAEVILGRASANQISIRSEKASRQHARVWSTPNGWAVEDLGSRNGTLVSGQRLSEPKLLRDGDRIEIAGFAIQFVRQIQSADGPVRSPQPIGGEDHLTIAMDSAAITERRAQSGYFKSDVAPQPAKTDSPEQITSSASLGDDRVRATLLQLAFDLARVDSISHAIEAVLDCLTDAIRFRNAGAYVVDAKSKSPNDSIESKHFTLVATRQTEGAHGSVTYRRPPDTAINAVIGHEGQAILARHVGGDRALAAENSQGEIDAVSMILAPVIDRDKKLLGMLHLLTTDSDAVFDGEDLGFVLAVAEILAQSLRNLSVRGKLDRSLRRSQLQIKALRDQVGDKVQIVGRSDAVREIIKKVSLVAPTGATVLVRGESGVGKELVASAIHHASSRSNGPLVCMNCAALSPSLLESELFGHEKGAFTGATDRKQGKFEAADGGTLMLDEIGEMDLEIQAKFLRVLEGHPFERVGGQQPIRVDVRVVAATNRDLQSMVAEGKFRQDLFYRLHVVEILVPPLRERGNDVVLLAQHFLAGFNEKMGRRISSITPPAQAMLLDYPWPGNIRELRNVIERAVVLNDTDSIDVQHLLLTPAAVGGVAKEQAASDSPVELSLAELERFHIERVLRHTDGNKSRAASILGIERSTLDRKLKKFAKEA; encoded by the coding sequence TTGAGTGACAGCAGCTTGACCATTTCCAGCTCACCTGGTGGGCCGAATCCGACGCAATCGCGAGGTCAAGCCGCTTCGGCTCCCGCAAGTCCCGCGGCCGAGCCCCAGGGTAAGTTGCCGGTTGGTGGGGTCGAGGGGGCCTACTTGGTGATGCATGCCGCCGGGCGATGGAGTGACGTGTTCCGATTGTCGGCGCCCGCAGAAGTCATCCTGGGGCGGGCCAGCGCAAACCAGATCTCAATCCGCAGCGAAAAAGCGAGTCGCCAGCACGCTCGAGTCTGGTCGACGCCGAACGGTTGGGCCGTCGAGGATCTGGGCAGCCGGAACGGGACGTTGGTCTCGGGACAGCGACTTAGCGAGCCGAAACTGTTGCGCGACGGTGACCGGATCGAGATTGCCGGGTTCGCAATTCAGTTCGTCCGGCAAATTCAGTCAGCCGATGGTCCGGTGCGATCCCCCCAGCCGATCGGTGGTGAGGACCATCTGACGATCGCGATGGATTCCGCCGCAATCACCGAGCGGCGCGCGCAAAGCGGTTACTTTAAGTCAGACGTCGCCCCGCAGCCGGCGAAGACAGACAGTCCAGAGCAGATTACGTCGTCCGCGTCTCTGGGCGATGATCGCGTTCGAGCAACCCTGTTGCAGCTCGCGTTTGACTTAGCACGTGTCGATTCGATTTCGCATGCGATCGAAGCCGTGCTGGATTGTTTGACCGACGCAATCCGGTTCCGCAATGCCGGTGCGTACGTCGTCGATGCGAAGTCGAAATCGCCAAACGATTCCATCGAGTCGAAGCACTTTACCCTGGTCGCAACGCGGCAAACCGAAGGTGCCCACGGATCGGTGACCTATCGCCGTCCTCCCGATACGGCGATCAATGCGGTCATCGGTCACGAGGGACAAGCGATTCTGGCTCGCCACGTCGGTGGTGATCGCGCGTTGGCGGCCGAGAACAGCCAAGGGGAAATCGATGCGGTCAGTATGATCCTGGCTCCGGTCATCGATCGAGACAAAAAGCTGCTGGGCATGTTGCATCTGCTGACGACCGATAGCGATGCGGTGTTCGACGGGGAGGACCTTGGTTTTGTGTTGGCCGTCGCCGAGATCCTGGCTCAATCGCTCCGCAATCTCAGCGTGCGAGGGAAATTAGATCGATCGCTCCGCCGTTCTCAATTACAGATCAAAGCCCTTCGCGATCAAGTCGGCGACAAGGTTCAAATCGTTGGTCGCAGCGACGCGGTTCGCGAGATCATCAAGAAGGTATCGTTGGTCGCACCGACCGGAGCGACGGTGTTGGTGCGAGGTGAATCCGGGGTCGGGAAAGAACTCGTCGCCTCGGCGATCCATCATGCAAGCAGTCGTTCCAACGGCCCGCTGGTTTGTATGAACTGTGCCGCGCTGTCGCCTTCGCTACTGGAAAGCGAATTGTTTGGGCACGAGAAAGGCGCTTTCACCGGTGCGACCGATCGTAAGCAAGGAAAATTTGAAGCGGCCGACGGTGGTACGCTGATGCTAGACGAAATTGGCGAAATGGATCTCGAAATCCAAGCCAAGTTCTTGCGTGTTCTCGAAGGCCATCCCTTTGAACGGGTCGGCGGTCAACAACCAATCCGAGTGGACGTCCGAGTCGTTGCGGCGACCAATCGTGACTTGCAATCGATGGTCGCCGAAGGAAAGTTCAGGCAAGATTTGTTTTATCGACTGCACGTCGTCGAGATCTTGGTCCCGCCGCTGCGTGAACGTGGGAACGACGTCGTCTTGTTGGCCCAACATTTCTTGGCTGGCTTTAACGAAAAGATGGGGCGACGCATTTCATCGATCACCCCACCGGCTCAAGCGATGCTGCTGGATTATCCCTGGCCGGGGAACATTCGGGAATTGCGCAACGTGATCGAGCGAGCGGTGGTGCTTAACGATACCGATTCGATCGACGTGCAGCACTTGTTGTTGACCCCGGCCGCGGTCGGGGGAGTCGCCAAAGAGCAGGCGGCGTCGGATTCGCCGGTCGAACTGTCGCTCGCTGAGTTGGAAAGATTTCACATCGAACGCGTTTTGCGGCACACCGATGGCAACAAAAGCCGCGCCGCTAGTATCTTGGGGATCGAGCGAAGCACACTCGATCGAAAGCTCAAAAAATTTGCCAAGGAGGCGTGA
- a CDS encoding DUF1552 domain-containing protein — protein sequence MSRTSRRTFLRGVGGAAVMLPWMESLASAAVSASPLRMVQYYVPIGVVRRAFFPGEADHIIPKGNLGNVMKSLGKQDPTFRVAPLGKLTPTLEPLEPVKHKVTLITGMDRTFQQGTDVHAQCASCYLSSATPYSIDRSAWPLDRTLDHIVADHIGKSTPFSTLEFSCNSHRDNKESIYFDNISWFGTGHVAPSTRDPQKMYHRLFGTSEIEHYRDVTSLVLEDANGLSRELGSQDRQKFAEYFESIRTIEKQIDRLESMKAELNKVKLDEPTAAHLPRGEYIRVMGDLLVVALQSGLTNVATFMIGPERWDTPFLFESLFEAPRSHHQMSHNQTKFIDDLAKVDRFYMEQYVYLLKRMDAIKEANGHSLLDNTLITYGSGLGDGSTHQYNDLPIVVGGGGSRVRSGLHINMPEGTPLANLWLTQASLLQVPMDHFADSTGQIEALRAV from the coding sequence ATGAGCCGAACCAGTAGACGAACATTTTTGCGAGGCGTCGGTGGCGCGGCCGTCATGTTGCCTTGGATGGAAAGCTTGGCATCAGCCGCGGTGTCTGCTTCTCCATTACGCATGGTTCAATACTATGTGCCAATTGGCGTCGTCCGCCGAGCATTTTTTCCAGGTGAAGCGGATCACATCATCCCCAAAGGAAACCTGGGCAATGTGATGAAGTCTCTGGGAAAGCAAGACCCGACATTTCGTGTGGCGCCACTGGGTAAACTGACGCCGACGCTCGAACCCCTAGAACCGGTTAAGCACAAGGTCACACTGATCACCGGGATGGACCGAACGTTCCAGCAAGGCACCGATGTTCACGCGCAATGCGCGTCCTGCTACCTCAGCAGCGCGACGCCGTATTCGATCGACCGATCGGCATGGCCTTTGGATCGAACACTTGACCATATCGTCGCCGATCATATCGGCAAATCGACTCCGTTTTCCACCCTGGAATTCAGTTGCAATAGCCACCGCGATAACAAGGAATCGATTTACTTCGACAACATCTCCTGGTTCGGCACCGGGCATGTCGCCCCTTCAACTCGCGACCCTCAAAAAATGTACCATCGTCTGTTTGGCACGTCAGAGATCGAGCACTATCGCGACGTGACCAGCCTTGTTTTGGAAGACGCCAATGGATTGAGCCGAGAACTGGGCAGCCAAGATCGCCAAAAATTCGCGGAGTACTTCGAATCCATTCGTACGATCGAGAAACAAATCGATCGACTCGAATCGATGAAAGCGGAACTCAACAAGGTAAAGCTAGACGAACCGACGGCGGCTCATCTACCGCGGGGTGAATACATTCGTGTGATGGGTGACTTGCTCGTCGTTGCACTGCAAAGCGGACTTACCAATGTGGCTACGTTCATGATTGGTCCAGAACGCTGGGATACACCGTTCCTGTTCGAGTCCTTATTCGAAGCACCGCGAAGCCATCATCAAATGTCCCACAATCAGACGAAGTTCATTGATGATTTGGCCAAGGTCGATCGCTTTTACATGGAACAGTACGTCTACCTGCTTAAGCGAATGGACGCGATCAAAGAAGCGAACGGACATTCGTTGCTTGACAATACGCTGATCACCTACGGCTCGGGACTTGGAGACGGGTCGACGCATCAATACAACGACTTGCCCATCGTCGTTGGCGGTGGCGGCTCCCGCGTTCGCTCGGGATTGCACATCAACATGCCCGAAGGCACGCCGCTTGCCAATCTGTGGTTGACCCAGGCGAGCCTGCTGCAGGTCCCGATGGATCATTTTGCCGACAGCACCGGACAGATCGAAGCCTTGCGAGCGGTGTAG
- the lysS gene encoding lysine--tRNA ligase → MNQNPNKTPGGNAGDGEDSTDPRVARREKMAQIEAMGIDPFGSRFDDRDLLGECRERAGEIKFQTAEGQLIELPDFSDESLEYRQWKSDNGPGEEIGPTVRVAGRVMLMRTKGKLIFLNIKDWTGTIQIFIGKQQVGDDDFALAKLFDLGDLISVEGRLGRTNTGELTIFAEKLFFQTKMLDPPPDKHAGLTNVDLKQRMRYADLAFNEGTMETFLSRTKIIKSVRSTLDSDGYCEVEGPTLHVVAGGAAARPFETHHNALDMPLTMRIALELHLKRLMVGGMERVYELGRVYRNEGLSPRHNPEFTMLEAYQAYGDYETMMDLTERIICNAIESIGGGYKRTFNDQEIDFTPPFKRATYAELFQAATNVDPADEDAVKKYAGSLGLDTAGKHPDVIRNEIFEEKVEDTLEGPIFVIDYPASICPLTKRKRDNPEIAERFELFICGMELANAYTELNDPDLQQKLFETQLEGLDDEESMAKMDHDFIRALRHAMPPAGGLGIGIDRLVMILTGQKSIRDVILFPVLRPTE, encoded by the coding sequence ATGAATCAAAACCCGAACAAGACCCCCGGTGGCAACGCCGGTGACGGTGAGGACTCGACAGACCCACGCGTTGCCAGACGCGAGAAAATGGCTCAAATCGAAGCGATGGGAATCGATCCCTTCGGTAGCCGCTTTGACGACCGAGACCTGCTGGGCGAATGCCGTGAACGTGCCGGGGAAATCAAATTTCAGACCGCCGAGGGACAATTGATCGAATTGCCCGACTTCAGCGACGAAAGTCTGGAGTATCGGCAGTGGAAAAGCGACAACGGGCCTGGCGAGGAGATCGGTCCGACCGTTCGCGTTGCCGGTCGAGTCATGCTGATGCGGACCAAAGGCAAGCTGATCTTTCTGAATATCAAAGATTGGACCGGGACGATCCAGATCTTCATCGGGAAACAGCAAGTCGGCGACGACGATTTTGCGCTCGCGAAACTCTTTGACCTCGGGGATTTGATCTCGGTCGAGGGGCGGCTGGGCCGGACGAACACCGGTGAGTTGACGATTTTCGCGGAGAAGCTGTTCTTCCAAACGAAGATGCTCGATCCGCCACCGGATAAGCATGCCGGTTTGACGAACGTGGATTTGAAACAGCGGATGCGGTACGCCGATTTGGCGTTCAACGAAGGAACGATGGAGACGTTCCTGAGCCGTACAAAGATCATCAAATCCGTTCGTTCCACGCTCGATAGCGATGGTTACTGCGAAGTCGAAGGCCCCACCCTACACGTGGTCGCCGGTGGTGCCGCCGCGCGGCCTTTCGAAACTCACCACAACGCACTCGACATGCCGTTGACCATGCGGATCGCGCTCGAATTGCACCTCAAGCGATTGATGGTCGGTGGGATGGAACGTGTTTATGAACTCGGTCGCGTTTACCGAAACGAGGGACTGAGCCCACGGCACAACCCGGAATTTACGATGTTGGAGGCGTATCAGGCCTACGGCGATTACGAAACCATGATGGATTTGACCGAACGCATTATCTGCAATGCGATCGAATCGATCGGGGGAGGCTACAAGCGAACGTTCAACGATCAAGAAATCGATTTTACGCCTCCCTTTAAGCGTGCGACTTATGCGGAACTTTTCCAAGCTGCCACCAATGTCGATCCCGCCGATGAGGACGCGGTGAAGAAGTACGCCGGCTCGCTTGGCTTGGACACCGCCGGCAAGCACCCCGATGTGATCCGCAACGAGATCTTCGAAGAGAAAGTCGAAGACACACTCGAAGGACCGATTTTTGTAATCGATTATCCTGCCAGCATCTGCCCGTTGACGAAACGGAAGCGAGACAACCCGGAGATTGCCGAACGATTTGAGTTATTCATCTGTGGGATGGAACTCGCCAATGCGTACACCGAATTGAATGATCCGGATCTACAGCAAAAATTGTTCGAGACACAGCTCGAAGGTTTGGACGATGAAGAGTCGATGGCCAAGATGGATCACGATTTTATCCGTGCCTTGCGTCACGCGATGCCCCCGGCAGGTGGACTGGGAATTGGGATCGATCGTTTGGTGATGATCTTGACGGGACAGAAATCCATTCGCGACGTGATTTTGTTCCCCGTGTTGCGTCCGACCGAGTAG
- a CDS encoding DUF1552 domain-containing protein gives MKRRDFISSLGVSAAAANFLVGLPSLGFASPTSPRRKRLVFVFSPNGVIPKHFWPDKTGKDYDLKRILAPLADFQDQMLTMKGICNRIKGDGDGHMRGIGCLLTGIELFPGDIQGGSDTPAGWSMGISVDQHIKNRLQADAATRTRFGSLEFGVMVPDRADTWTRMSYAGANQPVAPISDPYQMFDKLYGQTKNRQMLASVLDDLAGDFKKVGKSLSSEDRQLLNLHLELVRDVEKDLKTEFAAATKNDSDSHAVPKLPPNVEEQNNNMPEITKMQTELLVNSFVADFARVASFQITNSVGQPRMKWLGIDEGHHGLSHEPDSNEEAYEKLIQINTWYAEQIAHMARRMKETPDPSGHGSLLDNTTIIWTNELGKGNSHTRDNIPFVMVGGGLDFRFGEAYDFGKVPHNRLLLSILEGMGMPEKTFGNPDFCGDGALTGLI, from the coding sequence ATGAAGCGACGTGACTTTATTTCCAGTTTGGGTGTAAGTGCGGCCGCAGCTAATTTTTTGGTTGGTCTGCCTAGCCTAGGGTTTGCATCACCGACGTCTCCTCGTCGAAAACGATTGGTGTTCGTGTTTAGCCCGAACGGCGTTATTCCCAAACACTTTTGGCCCGATAAGACAGGCAAAGACTACGACCTAAAGCGGATCCTTGCCCCGCTCGCCGACTTTCAAGATCAAATGCTGACGATGAAAGGCATTTGCAATCGAATCAAAGGCGACGGCGACGGGCACATGCGTGGAATCGGATGCTTGTTGACGGGGATCGAGCTTTTTCCGGGGGACATCCAGGGCGGTAGTGATACGCCTGCGGGTTGGTCGATGGGGATCTCCGTTGACCAGCACATCAAGAATCGGCTGCAAGCCGACGCGGCGACTCGAACCCGATTCGGTTCGCTGGAATTTGGTGTCATGGTTCCCGATCGAGCCGACACCTGGACGCGGATGTCGTATGCCGGCGCCAACCAGCCGGTCGCACCGATCAGCGACCCCTACCAAATGTTCGACAAGTTGTACGGGCAAACGAAAAATCGCCAAATGTTGGCAAGCGTGCTCGATGACTTGGCCGGTGACTTCAAAAAGGTCGGCAAGTCGCTTAGTTCGGAAGATCGCCAATTGCTGAACCTGCACTTGGAACTTGTTCGCGATGTTGAAAAGGATCTGAAGACCGAATTCGCGGCGGCGACAAAGAACGACTCCGACTCCCACGCGGTGCCAAAGTTGCCTCCGAACGTGGAAGAGCAAAACAACAACATGCCGGAAATTACGAAGATGCAGACCGAGCTATTGGTCAATAGCTTCGTCGCCGACTTCGCACGTGTGGCATCGTTCCAGATCACCAACAGCGTCGGGCAGCCGCGGATGAAATGGTTGGGCATCGACGAGGGCCACCACGGTCTTTCGCATGAGCCCGACAGTAACGAAGAGGCTTACGAGAAGCTCATTCAGATCAATACCTGGTACGCCGAACAAATCGCCCATATGGCTCGCCGGATGAAAGAAACGCCCGATCCGTCGGGGCATGGCTCGCTGCTGGATAACACGACGATTATCTGGACGAACGAACTCGGCAAGGGCAATTCGCACACCCGCGATAACATCCCGTTTGTGATGGTCGGCGGTGGTTTGGATTTCCGCTTTGGCGAGGCCTACGATTTCGGCAAGGTGCCGCACAACCGATTGCTGTTGAGCATCTTGGAAGGCATGGGAATGCCCGAAAAGACATTCGGTAACCCAGACTTCTGCGGCGACGGAGCTCTCACGGGGCTGATCTGA
- a CDS encoding GNAT family N-acetyltransferase — protein MLNELQIRRAVLDDAAAIAEIYNQSVLHSTATFDTEPKSVDERRQWIDAHGDRFPVFVAEVDGQVAGWAALTQWSDRKAYDRTAETSFYVSADFRGRGLGRGLMRHLLDVGRDLEFHVLLALIVSENPASLHVCKSLGFEHCGTMKEVGFKFGRPLDVLILQQIVAK, from the coding sequence GTGCTGAACGAGCTTCAAATTCGTCGAGCGGTGCTGGACGACGCAGCCGCGATCGCAGAGATCTACAACCAATCGGTGCTACACTCAACGGCGACGTTTGACACCGAACCGAAGTCTGTCGATGAGCGGCGACAATGGATCGACGCACACGGCGATCGCTTTCCGGTATTCGTCGCCGAAGTCGACGGCCAAGTCGCCGGCTGGGCCGCGTTGACCCAGTGGTCAGACCGCAAGGCTTATGATCGTACCGCAGAGACTTCGTTTTATGTCTCCGCAGACTTTCGCGGTCGAGGCCTGGGACGCGGGTTGATGCGGCACCTACTCGACGTCGGACGTGATCTAGAGTTCCACGTCCTGTTAGCACTGATCGTCTCGGAAAACCCCGCGTCGCTTCACGTTTGCAAATCGCTCGGTTTCGAGCACTGCGGTACGATGAAAGAGGTGGGCTTCAAATTTGGACGGCCGCTTGACGTACTGATCCTGCAGCAAATCGTTGCCAAATAG
- a CDS encoding DUF1598 domain-containing protein: protein MKLTQARLMIAVAMSGLVMVASLTTAGFNNGGGNRVGGVSIDPAGIVRTATVQENQELVNLLRAEVTAPQGDLNSAADRRLVSLGGLQKAIEKARQSGGRLPAEVRYMAGLTGIEYLYVDEKNNDIVIAGPAEPWTVSETGSIVGTKTGASILQLEDLVIALRNVENAREASISCSIESTPEGRKRFMALQRRMRLRPGQNPAVFESAMKEAIGPQVIKFTGVPTTSRYACTMVAADYQMKRLAMALVDSPVRELPSYLQMARNGSHTSNRNPRWWMACDYESLTRNEQGTVWKLTGQGIKTMTEQDVIAADGSTTSEASDKLAQKWADEMTEHFTELATEMPIFGDLQNLMDLTVISTLIVQEQLERDAGLDLAVLRDQESLAPQAFDAPRKIAPECSFIKGRNGWIVTASGGVSVDAFQVVHDQKVDAELESNLVATTDSDAWWWNDAR, encoded by the coding sequence ATGAAACTGACCCAAGCTCGGCTGATGATCGCGGTCGCGATGAGCGGACTGGTCATGGTCGCTTCGCTGACAACGGCGGGATTCAACAACGGGGGTGGAAACCGTGTTGGTGGTGTTTCGATTGATCCCGCAGGCATCGTCCGCACCGCAACCGTCCAAGAAAACCAGGAACTGGTTAACTTGCTTCGCGCAGAAGTCACCGCCCCGCAAGGCGATTTGAACTCGGCCGCCGACCGACGTCTCGTCTCGCTCGGTGGGCTGCAAAAAGCGATCGAGAAGGCGCGTCAAAGTGGTGGTCGACTTCCTGCGGAAGTTCGCTACATGGCTGGCCTGACCGGTATCGAATACTTGTACGTCGACGAAAAGAACAACGACATCGTGATCGCCGGCCCGGCCGAACCGTGGACTGTTTCAGAAACCGGCAGCATCGTCGGTACGAAAACGGGCGCGTCGATCCTCCAACTCGAGGACTTGGTCATCGCCCTTCGCAACGTCGAAAACGCTCGAGAAGCCAGCATCAGTTGCTCCATCGAGTCGACGCCCGAAGGCCGCAAACGATTCATGGCATTGCAACGTCGGATGCGTCTGCGTCCGGGGCAAAACCCAGCGGTTTTCGAGTCGGCGATGAAGGAAGCGATTGGTCCTCAAGTCATCAAGTTTACCGGCGTTCCGACGACCAGCCGCTACGCCTGCACAATGGTCGCCGCTGATTACCAAATGAAGCGTCTGGCAATGGCGTTGGTGGATTCCCCCGTTCGCGAATTGCCCAGCTATCTGCAAATGGCTCGCAACGGTTCGCATACCAGCAACCGCAACCCACGCTGGTGGATGGCATGTGACTACGAAAGCCTAACCCGCAACGAGCAAGGCACCGTTTGGAAGCTAACCGGTCAAGGCATTAAAACGATGACCGAGCAAGACGTGATCGCCGCAGACGGCTCGACGACCTCCGAAGCGAGCGACAAATTGGCTCAAAAGTGGGCGGATGAAATGACCGAGCACTTCACCGAACTGGCGACCGAAATGCCGATCTTCGGTGACCTACAAAACCTGATGGATCTAACCGTGATCTCGACACTGATCGTTCAGGAGCAACTTGAACGCGATGCCGGACTGGATCTTGCGGTTCTGCGAGACCAAGAGTCACTGGCGCCCCAGGCGTTCGACGCACCTCGCAAGATCGCTCCCGAATGTAGCTTTATCAAAGGCCGCAACGGTTGGATCGTGACCGCGTCCGGGGGCGTTTCCGTCGATGCATTCCAAGTTGTCCACGACCAAAAAGTCGACGCCGAACTGGAAAGCAACCTCGTCGCCACGACCGACAGCGACGCCTGGTGGTGGAACGACGCTCGATAG